Proteins encoded together in one Prunus dulcis chromosome 3, ALMONDv2, whole genome shotgun sequence window:
- the LOC117621246 gene encoding topless-related protein 4-like isoform X4, whose translation MTLLDRELVFLILQYLNEANEGKYKDTVHRLEKDSGYFFNMRYFEDCVNNGEWDEADSYLSGFCKVDESRYSTKIFFEIRKQKYFEALDRHDYARAVDILQKDLKVFSTIDEERFKEMTLLLSLGNFRENEELSDYGDIKSARAVILTEVKKIIEASPLFRDKLQLPKLKNSRLSTLINQGLNWQHHLCNNPRPNPDFKTLFSDHSCGHIACAPSPAINPIMGSIAKVGGFPSSRKKKVGGFPPIRAHGPFQPPLTTSLSGWTANPSSVPHQTVSAGPRGLTVPNNAFGTNIGDITIWEVGSRERLVSRNFEIWDLDACSMALQASVAFEYTASVNRVIWSPDGSHIGIGYSKSVVHVYSYHGADDLRNQLEIDAHVGEVNDLAFTHLNKQLCIISCGEDKTIKVWDAITGNKLYSFEGHEAPVYSVCAQMKENTQFIFSTAIDGKIKAWLYDNLGSRVDYHAPGHSFTRIVYSTDGTRLFSCGTNKEGESYIVEWDETQGAVKRTYNGLGKQTLGVMQFDTTKNRFLAAGDEFQIKFWDMDNVNLLNATNAEGGLPASPCLRFNKEGIMLAVSTNENGIKVLANADGVRLLRSIENRAVDASGMASGNAVKGPIIGTFGASGSVHGTNNGVADRSQMSTVVGLNGDARSLDKNSRVAEELEKPKTWKLTEVNEPSLLRSIRLPDALNLIVRLIYANSGGSILALTHTGVHRLWKWQKNEQNVLGKATTTVPPLLWQPRSGILMMTNDIIDRNLEDSVPSCLALSNNDSYAVSASGGKISLFNTVTFKTLATFMPPPPAATFVAFHPVDNNIIAVGMEDSTIHLFHVPIDTVKYKIKGHQKRVTGLAFSTVLNVLVSSGADSQLCVWSLDGWAKQAGMFLQIPTGRMLTPLAQTRVQFHQDLIHLLAVHETQIAIYEASKLECLKKWVPRQSLGPITDATYSCDCESIYASFEDASVFVLTASTLRTRCRISSAAYITSNPSARVYPAVVAAHPSEPNQFAVGLTDGGVVVMEPPESEETWGTMPPVENAGPSAGAAAGLDQQQR comes from the exons ATGACGTTGTTGGACAGAGAGCTCGTTTTTCTCATACTCCAGTACTTAAATGAAGCGAATGAAGGGAAATACAAGGACACTGTTCACAG GTTGGAAAAAGATTCAGGGTATTTCTTCAATATGAGGTATTTTGAGGATTGCGTGAACAATGGTGAATGGGATGAGGCGGACAGTTACCTGAGTGGATTTTGTAAGGTTGATGAAAGTAGATACTCAACGAAGATTTTCTTTGAGATTCGGAAACAAAAGTACTTTGAGGCCCTTGACAG GCATGACTATGCTAGAGCTGTCGATATTCTTCAGAAGGATTTAAAAGTTTTCTCGACAATCGACGAAGAGAGGTTTAAGGAAATGACCCTGCTTCTGTCGTTGGGGAATTTTAG ggAGAATGAGGAACTGTCAGATTATGGTGATATTAAGTCTGCCAGGGCTGTTATACTTACTGAAGTAAAAAAGATAATTGAGGCAAGTCCACTTTTCCGTGATAAGCTGCAATTACCCAAGTTAAAGAACTCAAGGCTGAGTACACTGATCAATCAGGG TTTAAATTGGCAGCATCACCTTTGCAATAATCCTAGGCCAAACCCTGACTTTAAAACTCTATTTTCGGACCATAGTTGTGGACATATTGCTTGTGCTCCTTCCCCTGCAATTAACCCTATAATGGGATCCATTGCTAAAGTAGGTGGTTTCCCCagttcaagaaaaaaaaaagtaggtGGCTTCCCACCAATACGTGCTCATGGT CCATTTCAGCCACCTCTTACAACATCTCTCTCTGGATGGACAGCTAACCCGTCCTCTGTTCCGCACCAAACAGTTTCTGCCGGACCAAGAGGTCTAACAGTTCCCAATAATGCAT TTGGAACAAATATTGGCGATATAACAATTTGGGAGGTAGGCAGCAGAGAGAGGCTTGTTTCTCGGAATTTTGAGATTTGGGACCTTGATGCATGTTCAATGGCTCTGCAG GCATCTGTGGCTTTTGAATACACTGCATCAGTCAATCGTGTTATCTGGAGTCCTGATGGTTCCCATATTG GTATTGGATATTCCAAGAGTGTAGTGCACGTATATTCCTATCATGGTGCTGATGATTTACGGAACCAGCTAGAg ATTGATGCTCATGTTGGTGAAGTTAATGATCTTGCCTTTACTCACCTAAACAAACAATTATGCATCATAAGTTGTGGAGAGGACAAGACCATCAAG GTCTGGGATGCTATCACTGGCAATAAGCTGTATAGTTTTGAAGGTCATGAAGCACCAGTTTATTCTGTGTGCGCACAGATGAAGGAAAACACTCAG TTCATCTTCTCTACAGCCATTGATGGGAAAATCAAGGCATGGCTCTATGATAACTTAGGTTCAAGAGTTGATTATCATGCTCCAGGCCATTCGTTCACAAGAATTGTCTATAGTACTGATGGAACGAG GTTATTCTCATGTGGGACTAATAAAGAAGGAGAATCATACATTGTGGAATGGGATGAAACCCAGGGGGCTGTAAAGCGAACATATAATGGGCTTGGGAAGCAAACTCTGGGGGTCATGCAGTTTGATACGACCAAGAACCGATTCTTGGCTGCTGGTGATGAGttccaaattaaattttgggaCATGGACAATGTGAACCTGTTGAATGCTACTAATGCGGAGGGTGGATTACCG GCTTCTCCTTGTTTGCGATTTAACAAGGAAGGAATTATGTTGGCTGTTTCAACAAATGAGAATGGTATTAAAGTACTTGCAAATGCCGATGGTGTTCGACTTTTGCGGTCAATTGAGAATCGTGCAGTTGATGCCTCTGGGATGGCTTCCGGAAATGCTGTGAAG GGACCCATAATTGGCACATTTGGTGCTTCCGGTTCTGTTCATGGAACAAACAATGGGGTTGCAGATAGAAGTCAAATGTCTACAGTAGTTGGTCTG AATGGAGATGCTCGAAGTTTGGACAAGAATTCAAGGGTTGCTGAGGAGTTAGAGAAACCTAAAACTTGGAAGCTAACTGAAGTTAATGAACCATCTCTTCTTCGTTCCATACGGCTTCCCGATGCTTTGAACCTG ATTGTTAGGTTGATATATGCAAACTCAGGAGGGTCTATATTGGCATTGACACATACTGGGGTACACCGACTTTGGAAATGGCAGAAGAATGAGCAGAATGTTTTGGGAAAA GCAACTACCACTGTGCCGCCTCTGTTATGGCAACCTCGCAGTGGTATATTGATGATGACCAATGATATAATCGATAGAAATCTTGAAGATTCGGTTCCTTCTTGCCTTGCTCTTTCCAATAATGATTCTTATGCTGTGTCAGCATCAGGAGggaaaatttctctttttaatacGGTGACATTCAAG ACATTGGCAACCTTTATGCCTCCACCACCTGCAGCAACATTTGTTGCTTTCCATCCTGTGGACAATAACATTATTGCCGTGGGCATGGAGGATTCTACAATTCACTTGTTCCATGTCCCGATTGACACT GTCAAGTACAAGATCAAAGGTCATCAGAAGAGAGTGACTGGCCTGGCCTTCTCCACTGTTCTGAATGTTCTTGTATCATCAGGAGCTGATTCTCAG CTGTGTGTGTGGAGTCTGGACGGATGGGCAAAGCAGGCTGGTATGTTCTTGCAGATTCCCACTGGTCGCATGCTTACACCTCTTGCTCAGACCCGAGTTCAATTTCACCAAGATCTGATACATCTGCTGGCAGTACATGAAACTCAAATAGCCATATATGAAGCATCAAAATTGGAGTGCCTTAAGAAG TGGGTGCCACGACAATCTCTTGGTCCTATCACAGATGCTACATATTCCTGTGATTGTGAGTCAATCTATGCAAGCTTTGAGGATGCTAGTGTATTTGTTCTAACTGCCTCCACGCTACGAACCAGATGTCGGATAAGCTCTGCTGCATATATAACGTCCAATCCCAG CGCGAGGGTGTACCCTGCTGTAGTTGCGGCTCATCCATCTGAGCCTAATCAGTTTGCGGTTGGACTCACTGATGGGGGGGTTGTTGTTATGGAGCCACCAGAATCAGAGGAGACGTGGGGCACTATGCCTCCAGTTGAGAATGCAGGCCCTAGTGCCGGCGCTGCAGCTGGTTTGGATCAACAGCAAAGGTGA
- the LOC117621246 gene encoding topless-related protein 4-like isoform X1, with the protein MTLLDRELVFLILQYLNEANEGKYKDTVHRLEKDSGYFFNMRYFEDCVNNGEWDEADSYLSGFCKVDESRYSTKIFFEIRKQKYFEALDRHDYARAVDILQKDLKVFSTIDEERFKEMTLLLSLGNFRENEELSDYGDIKSARAVILTEVKKIIEASPLFRDKLQLPKLKNSRLSTLINQGLNWQHHLCNNPRPNPDFKTLFSDHSCGHIACAPSPAINPIMGSIAKVGGFPSSRKKKVGGFPPIRAHGPFQPPLTTSLSGWTANPSSVPHQTVSAGPRGLTVPNNAYSKHVSKKRSRPLGTPDKSHADTLQSSEDLPKTVIVSLSQGSAVKSMDFHPVQQTLLLVGTNIGDITIWEVGSRERLVSRNFEIWDLDACSMALQASVAFEYTASVNRVIWSPDGSHIGIGYSKSVVHVYSYHGADDLRNQLEIDAHVGEVNDLAFTHLNKQLCIISCGEDKTIKVWDAITGNKLYSFEGHEAPVYSVCAQMKENTQFIFSTAIDGKIKAWLYDNLGSRVDYHAPGHSFTRIVYSTDGTRLFSCGTNKEGESYIVEWDETQGAVKRTYNGLGKQTLGVMQFDTTKNRFLAAGDEFQIKFWDMDNVNLLNATNAEGGLPASPCLRFNKEGIMLAVSTNENGIKVLANADGVRLLRSIENRAVDASGMASGNAVKGPIIGTFGASGSVHGTNNGVADRSQMSTVVGLNGDARSLDKNSRVAEELEKPKTWKLTEVNEPSLLRSIRLPDALNLIVRLIYANSGGSILALTHTGVHRLWKWQKNEQNVLGKATTTVPPLLWQPRSGILMMTNDIIDRNLEDSVPSCLALSNNDSYAVSASGGKISLFNTVTFKTLATFMPPPPAATFVAFHPVDNNIIAVGMEDSTIHLFHVPIDTVKYKIKGHQKRVTGLAFSTVLNVLVSSGADSQLCVWSLDGWAKQAGMFLQIPTGRMLTPLAQTRVQFHQDLIHLLAVHETQIAIYEASKLECLKKWVPRQSLGPITDATYSCDCESIYASFEDASVFVLTASTLRTRCRISSAAYITSNPSARVYPAVVAAHPSEPNQFAVGLTDGGVVVMEPPESEETWGTMPPVENAGPSAGAAAGLDQQQR; encoded by the exons ATGACGTTGTTGGACAGAGAGCTCGTTTTTCTCATACTCCAGTACTTAAATGAAGCGAATGAAGGGAAATACAAGGACACTGTTCACAG GTTGGAAAAAGATTCAGGGTATTTCTTCAATATGAGGTATTTTGAGGATTGCGTGAACAATGGTGAATGGGATGAGGCGGACAGTTACCTGAGTGGATTTTGTAAGGTTGATGAAAGTAGATACTCAACGAAGATTTTCTTTGAGATTCGGAAACAAAAGTACTTTGAGGCCCTTGACAG GCATGACTATGCTAGAGCTGTCGATATTCTTCAGAAGGATTTAAAAGTTTTCTCGACAATCGACGAAGAGAGGTTTAAGGAAATGACCCTGCTTCTGTCGTTGGGGAATTTTAG ggAGAATGAGGAACTGTCAGATTATGGTGATATTAAGTCTGCCAGGGCTGTTATACTTACTGAAGTAAAAAAGATAATTGAGGCAAGTCCACTTTTCCGTGATAAGCTGCAATTACCCAAGTTAAAGAACTCAAGGCTGAGTACACTGATCAATCAGGG TTTAAATTGGCAGCATCACCTTTGCAATAATCCTAGGCCAAACCCTGACTTTAAAACTCTATTTTCGGACCATAGTTGTGGACATATTGCTTGTGCTCCTTCCCCTGCAATTAACCCTATAATGGGATCCATTGCTAAAGTAGGTGGTTTCCCCagttcaagaaaaaaaaaagtaggtGGCTTCCCACCAATACGTGCTCATGGT CCATTTCAGCCACCTCTTACAACATCTCTCTCTGGATGGACAGCTAACCCGTCCTCTGTTCCGCACCAAACAGTTTCTGCCGGACCAAGAGGTCTAACAGTTCCCAATAATGCAT ATTCTAAACACGTGTCCAAGAAGAGATCAAGACCTTTGGGGACGCCAGATAAG AGCCATGCCGATACCCTTCAGTCTTCTGAGGACTTGCCGAAGACTGTTATTGTCAGTTTGAGTCAAGGTTCAGCTGTCAAGAGCATGGACTTTCATCCAGTGCAACAGACTCTGCTTCTCG TTGGAACAAATATTGGCGATATAACAATTTGGGAGGTAGGCAGCAGAGAGAGGCTTGTTTCTCGGAATTTTGAGATTTGGGACCTTGATGCATGTTCAATGGCTCTGCAG GCATCTGTGGCTTTTGAATACACTGCATCAGTCAATCGTGTTATCTGGAGTCCTGATGGTTCCCATATTG GTATTGGATATTCCAAGAGTGTAGTGCACGTATATTCCTATCATGGTGCTGATGATTTACGGAACCAGCTAGAg ATTGATGCTCATGTTGGTGAAGTTAATGATCTTGCCTTTACTCACCTAAACAAACAATTATGCATCATAAGTTGTGGAGAGGACAAGACCATCAAG GTCTGGGATGCTATCACTGGCAATAAGCTGTATAGTTTTGAAGGTCATGAAGCACCAGTTTATTCTGTGTGCGCACAGATGAAGGAAAACACTCAG TTCATCTTCTCTACAGCCATTGATGGGAAAATCAAGGCATGGCTCTATGATAACTTAGGTTCAAGAGTTGATTATCATGCTCCAGGCCATTCGTTCACAAGAATTGTCTATAGTACTGATGGAACGAG GTTATTCTCATGTGGGACTAATAAAGAAGGAGAATCATACATTGTGGAATGGGATGAAACCCAGGGGGCTGTAAAGCGAACATATAATGGGCTTGGGAAGCAAACTCTGGGGGTCATGCAGTTTGATACGACCAAGAACCGATTCTTGGCTGCTGGTGATGAGttccaaattaaattttgggaCATGGACAATGTGAACCTGTTGAATGCTACTAATGCGGAGGGTGGATTACCG GCTTCTCCTTGTTTGCGATTTAACAAGGAAGGAATTATGTTGGCTGTTTCAACAAATGAGAATGGTATTAAAGTACTTGCAAATGCCGATGGTGTTCGACTTTTGCGGTCAATTGAGAATCGTGCAGTTGATGCCTCTGGGATGGCTTCCGGAAATGCTGTGAAG GGACCCATAATTGGCACATTTGGTGCTTCCGGTTCTGTTCATGGAACAAACAATGGGGTTGCAGATAGAAGTCAAATGTCTACAGTAGTTGGTCTG AATGGAGATGCTCGAAGTTTGGACAAGAATTCAAGGGTTGCTGAGGAGTTAGAGAAACCTAAAACTTGGAAGCTAACTGAAGTTAATGAACCATCTCTTCTTCGTTCCATACGGCTTCCCGATGCTTTGAACCTG ATTGTTAGGTTGATATATGCAAACTCAGGAGGGTCTATATTGGCATTGACACATACTGGGGTACACCGACTTTGGAAATGGCAGAAGAATGAGCAGAATGTTTTGGGAAAA GCAACTACCACTGTGCCGCCTCTGTTATGGCAACCTCGCAGTGGTATATTGATGATGACCAATGATATAATCGATAGAAATCTTGAAGATTCGGTTCCTTCTTGCCTTGCTCTTTCCAATAATGATTCTTATGCTGTGTCAGCATCAGGAGggaaaatttctctttttaatacGGTGACATTCAAG ACATTGGCAACCTTTATGCCTCCACCACCTGCAGCAACATTTGTTGCTTTCCATCCTGTGGACAATAACATTATTGCCGTGGGCATGGAGGATTCTACAATTCACTTGTTCCATGTCCCGATTGACACT GTCAAGTACAAGATCAAAGGTCATCAGAAGAGAGTGACTGGCCTGGCCTTCTCCACTGTTCTGAATGTTCTTGTATCATCAGGAGCTGATTCTCAG CTGTGTGTGTGGAGTCTGGACGGATGGGCAAAGCAGGCTGGTATGTTCTTGCAGATTCCCACTGGTCGCATGCTTACACCTCTTGCTCAGACCCGAGTTCAATTTCACCAAGATCTGATACATCTGCTGGCAGTACATGAAACTCAAATAGCCATATATGAAGCATCAAAATTGGAGTGCCTTAAGAAG TGGGTGCCACGACAATCTCTTGGTCCTATCACAGATGCTACATATTCCTGTGATTGTGAGTCAATCTATGCAAGCTTTGAGGATGCTAGTGTATTTGTTCTAACTGCCTCCACGCTACGAACCAGATGTCGGATAAGCTCTGCTGCATATATAACGTCCAATCCCAG CGCGAGGGTGTACCCTGCTGTAGTTGCGGCTCATCCATCTGAGCCTAATCAGTTTGCGGTTGGACTCACTGATGGGGGGGTTGTTGTTATGGAGCCACCAGAATCAGAGGAGACGTGGGGCACTATGCCTCCAGTTGAGAATGCAGGCCCTAGTGCCGGCGCTGCAGCTGGTTTGGATCAACAGCAAAGGTGA
- the LOC117621246 gene encoding topless-related protein 4-like isoform X2, with protein MTLLDRELVFLILQYLNEANEGKYKDTVHRLEKDSGYFFNMRYFEDCVNNGEWDEADSYLSGFCKVDESRYSTKIFFEIRKQKYFEALDRHDYARAVDILQKDLKVFSTIDEERFKEMTLLLSLGNFRENEELSDYGDIKSARAVILTEVKKIIEASPLFRDKLQLPKLKNSRLSTLINQGLNWQHHLCNNPRPNPDFKTLFSDHSCGHIACAPSPAINPIMGSIAKVGGFPSSRKKKVGGFPPIRAHGPFQPPLTTSLSGWTANPSSVPHQTVSAGPRDSKHVSKKRSRPLGTPDKSHADTLQSSEDLPKTVIVSLSQGSAVKSMDFHPVQQTLLLVGTNIGDITIWEVGSRERLVSRNFEIWDLDACSMALQASVAFEYTASVNRVIWSPDGSHIGIGYSKSVVHVYSYHGADDLRNQLEIDAHVGEVNDLAFTHLNKQLCIISCGEDKTIKVWDAITGNKLYSFEGHEAPVYSVCAQMKENTQFIFSTAIDGKIKAWLYDNLGSRVDYHAPGHSFTRIVYSTDGTRLFSCGTNKEGESYIVEWDETQGAVKRTYNGLGKQTLGVMQFDTTKNRFLAAGDEFQIKFWDMDNVNLLNATNAEGGLPASPCLRFNKEGIMLAVSTNENGIKVLANADGVRLLRSIENRAVDASGMASGNAVKGPIIGTFGASGSVHGTNNGVADRSQMSTVVGLNGDARSLDKNSRVAEELEKPKTWKLTEVNEPSLLRSIRLPDALNLIVRLIYANSGGSILALTHTGVHRLWKWQKNEQNVLGKATTTVPPLLWQPRSGILMMTNDIIDRNLEDSVPSCLALSNNDSYAVSASGGKISLFNTVTFKTLATFMPPPPAATFVAFHPVDNNIIAVGMEDSTIHLFHVPIDTVKYKIKGHQKRVTGLAFSTVLNVLVSSGADSQLCVWSLDGWAKQAGMFLQIPTGRMLTPLAQTRVQFHQDLIHLLAVHETQIAIYEASKLECLKKWVPRQSLGPITDATYSCDCESIYASFEDASVFVLTASTLRTRCRISSAAYITSNPSARVYPAVVAAHPSEPNQFAVGLTDGGVVVMEPPESEETWGTMPPVENAGPSAGAAAGLDQQQR; from the exons ATGACGTTGTTGGACAGAGAGCTCGTTTTTCTCATACTCCAGTACTTAAATGAAGCGAATGAAGGGAAATACAAGGACACTGTTCACAG GTTGGAAAAAGATTCAGGGTATTTCTTCAATATGAGGTATTTTGAGGATTGCGTGAACAATGGTGAATGGGATGAGGCGGACAGTTACCTGAGTGGATTTTGTAAGGTTGATGAAAGTAGATACTCAACGAAGATTTTCTTTGAGATTCGGAAACAAAAGTACTTTGAGGCCCTTGACAG GCATGACTATGCTAGAGCTGTCGATATTCTTCAGAAGGATTTAAAAGTTTTCTCGACAATCGACGAAGAGAGGTTTAAGGAAATGACCCTGCTTCTGTCGTTGGGGAATTTTAG ggAGAATGAGGAACTGTCAGATTATGGTGATATTAAGTCTGCCAGGGCTGTTATACTTACTGAAGTAAAAAAGATAATTGAGGCAAGTCCACTTTTCCGTGATAAGCTGCAATTACCCAAGTTAAAGAACTCAAGGCTGAGTACACTGATCAATCAGGG TTTAAATTGGCAGCATCACCTTTGCAATAATCCTAGGCCAAACCCTGACTTTAAAACTCTATTTTCGGACCATAGTTGTGGACATATTGCTTGTGCTCCTTCCCCTGCAATTAACCCTATAATGGGATCCATTGCTAAAGTAGGTGGTTTCCCCagttcaagaaaaaaaaaagtaggtGGCTTCCCACCAATACGTGCTCATGGT CCATTTCAGCCACCTCTTACAACATCTCTCTCTGGATGGACAGCTAACCCGTCCTCTGTTCCGCACCAAACAGTTTCTGCCGGACCAAGAG ATTCTAAACACGTGTCCAAGAAGAGATCAAGACCTTTGGGGACGCCAGATAAG AGCCATGCCGATACCCTTCAGTCTTCTGAGGACTTGCCGAAGACTGTTATTGTCAGTTTGAGTCAAGGTTCAGCTGTCAAGAGCATGGACTTTCATCCAGTGCAACAGACTCTGCTTCTCG TTGGAACAAATATTGGCGATATAACAATTTGGGAGGTAGGCAGCAGAGAGAGGCTTGTTTCTCGGAATTTTGAGATTTGGGACCTTGATGCATGTTCAATGGCTCTGCAG GCATCTGTGGCTTTTGAATACACTGCATCAGTCAATCGTGTTATCTGGAGTCCTGATGGTTCCCATATTG GTATTGGATATTCCAAGAGTGTAGTGCACGTATATTCCTATCATGGTGCTGATGATTTACGGAACCAGCTAGAg ATTGATGCTCATGTTGGTGAAGTTAATGATCTTGCCTTTACTCACCTAAACAAACAATTATGCATCATAAGTTGTGGAGAGGACAAGACCATCAAG GTCTGGGATGCTATCACTGGCAATAAGCTGTATAGTTTTGAAGGTCATGAAGCACCAGTTTATTCTGTGTGCGCACAGATGAAGGAAAACACTCAG TTCATCTTCTCTACAGCCATTGATGGGAAAATCAAGGCATGGCTCTATGATAACTTAGGTTCAAGAGTTGATTATCATGCTCCAGGCCATTCGTTCACAAGAATTGTCTATAGTACTGATGGAACGAG GTTATTCTCATGTGGGACTAATAAAGAAGGAGAATCATACATTGTGGAATGGGATGAAACCCAGGGGGCTGTAAAGCGAACATATAATGGGCTTGGGAAGCAAACTCTGGGGGTCATGCAGTTTGATACGACCAAGAACCGATTCTTGGCTGCTGGTGATGAGttccaaattaaattttgggaCATGGACAATGTGAACCTGTTGAATGCTACTAATGCGGAGGGTGGATTACCG GCTTCTCCTTGTTTGCGATTTAACAAGGAAGGAATTATGTTGGCTGTTTCAACAAATGAGAATGGTATTAAAGTACTTGCAAATGCCGATGGTGTTCGACTTTTGCGGTCAATTGAGAATCGTGCAGTTGATGCCTCTGGGATGGCTTCCGGAAATGCTGTGAAG GGACCCATAATTGGCACATTTGGTGCTTCCGGTTCTGTTCATGGAACAAACAATGGGGTTGCAGATAGAAGTCAAATGTCTACAGTAGTTGGTCTG AATGGAGATGCTCGAAGTTTGGACAAGAATTCAAGGGTTGCTGAGGAGTTAGAGAAACCTAAAACTTGGAAGCTAACTGAAGTTAATGAACCATCTCTTCTTCGTTCCATACGGCTTCCCGATGCTTTGAACCTG ATTGTTAGGTTGATATATGCAAACTCAGGAGGGTCTATATTGGCATTGACACATACTGGGGTACACCGACTTTGGAAATGGCAGAAGAATGAGCAGAATGTTTTGGGAAAA GCAACTACCACTGTGCCGCCTCTGTTATGGCAACCTCGCAGTGGTATATTGATGATGACCAATGATATAATCGATAGAAATCTTGAAGATTCGGTTCCTTCTTGCCTTGCTCTTTCCAATAATGATTCTTATGCTGTGTCAGCATCAGGAGggaaaatttctctttttaatacGGTGACATTCAAG ACATTGGCAACCTTTATGCCTCCACCACCTGCAGCAACATTTGTTGCTTTCCATCCTGTGGACAATAACATTATTGCCGTGGGCATGGAGGATTCTACAATTCACTTGTTCCATGTCCCGATTGACACT GTCAAGTACAAGATCAAAGGTCATCAGAAGAGAGTGACTGGCCTGGCCTTCTCCACTGTTCTGAATGTTCTTGTATCATCAGGAGCTGATTCTCAG CTGTGTGTGTGGAGTCTGGACGGATGGGCAAAGCAGGCTGGTATGTTCTTGCAGATTCCCACTGGTCGCATGCTTACACCTCTTGCTCAGACCCGAGTTCAATTTCACCAAGATCTGATACATCTGCTGGCAGTACATGAAACTCAAATAGCCATATATGAAGCATCAAAATTGGAGTGCCTTAAGAAG TGGGTGCCACGACAATCTCTTGGTCCTATCACAGATGCTACATATTCCTGTGATTGTGAGTCAATCTATGCAAGCTTTGAGGATGCTAGTGTATTTGTTCTAACTGCCTCCACGCTACGAACCAGATGTCGGATAAGCTCTGCTGCATATATAACGTCCAATCCCAG CGCGAGGGTGTACCCTGCTGTAGTTGCGGCTCATCCATCTGAGCCTAATCAGTTTGCGGTTGGACTCACTGATGGGGGGGTTGTTGTTATGGAGCCACCAGAATCAGAGGAGACGTGGGGCACTATGCCTCCAGTTGAGAATGCAGGCCCTAGTGCCGGCGCTGCAGCTGGTTTGGATCAACAGCAAAGGTGA